A genome region from Flavobacterium sp. includes the following:
- a CDS encoding thrombospondin type 3 repeat-containing protein, which yields MYINKYLIAFAFTLISLLSFAQQETHSENKIIGNQLQGQPILHIKDPKYDDIKKQNIFTSVNPIVSIHFGFEDDKNNSAEYSKIYSAEVQLKITPYDNSNAIKTDYKDANGNTINYPNPYTVTLKIKHDNVTKGLQFDDYAVYNLPGIHRADVQILSITYYNEADTVTTINNSLAYVQLKFSTDRYYNLQLSSTQSSSVLPLEHHFIKYDGILEQPVNSVSAGAEEILFTWKKDLIAPAVEYELEWTWIDNFGADGTDLTPQQLTLTDQDFKLNSTRIQTKDTFYRIPIIYSKGYIVYRVRPVGRFLDDISKNYYGNWTSGFAESHKLVSSWSHYLLIDKNHESGNKNWQYQSSFAEDGKKKEVVSYFDGSLRNRQTVTKINSNNKAVVGEVIYDNQGRPAIEVLPVPVESSGIHFYSELNKNEAGTSIFTHNNFDWDEKNSKDCDPTVIAGMSNTAGASKYYSSNNEVKSNFQDLVPIAESLPFSQTIYTPDNTGRIKSKGGVGKDHQIGSGHEMKYFYGTPDQKELNRLFGYKVGNVKRYKKNTVIDPNGQISVTYLDPQGRTIATALAGDKQGSFLSLDDETNQSLHLRETENLLVNNDKYASGNNGITEDGIRLNKSINIVKEDQITFSYDLEKTIGSFNDSCLPNKYYPFVYNWSISMTNDCANELLVPTNGSELSSQIGTYSLSSYSPTTLNINEKLFDGKIKNAQNNYEFLKVGNYNLSKNLQIDTVTLNKYADDYVAQLQNGTTCKPVITQFTEVIQETDCNVTCISCEEALVTSNLDNQSDRTAYKALLPIDQSTLGNTSGREQYITTAENKYVNTNLLNIAPEEIAVYTEHYKKEFRALLANCRELCQQPVNVCNLNEQILLADVSPNGQYGSVSGLERTSNTDPVNAEIDLLSVFNENNQLLYGGYKNTTDVDPDTNQDIAVKAGKYNWKYPVGGYKDESGAISRISVVKNEDGTYSPDLRPLVDNGTIPTIDDPNSDDENYLLVEPQYLSNAADFLKNWQSSWAKALLPYHPEYQYYLYSLAVCNKTIAGENSDGFDEKLRNSEYYSTETNQIVDNTIFQSNGIIGQLINNYTSIDPYYNSQLTVTDPYSNNVLNIETSDEFDKRKKVIKEGLETNFDGISFTNSQGSVIKMNMLQAAYFFAAYSNGITPVSVYQPVLDKTNSNLLSDINNLSDNYLKQRIWANFKGYYIALKEKTRTVFAHIYANKKLSNNDCIGNKESNETYKTLLKKYNTTTPSNFDDITALIEASLTTAPQIPSGLDNILPICSDETTPYFVTKEKRFVPADYSYDSGLSDEQAMAAANAQAKANLYLETGQCPLALDMENFLKGLVDSNIQPNGLLLNLPTYSMPYLTAGIYNAQVNPGFDLANAGESPKIYGRQTGANNSELQIDFMVGGNSIASPIVLKFTNISNYKNPCGESVTAPKWADVAGFKNFHYELYNADDKTYKFKILATIVRKGVTPTCITPEEVIIEGYTKAAVGGCHFAGDAGVGETIALAGDQCNKKELFSSALRDLVLNLQTSGTLTTTQDISNNAVFKTGNLNTYFGINSGDVVKWNYEVVSNERLFSITVNNISRMRLNAGDASVNLGSIRDLFIGDLKADGKSNIVKLVTRRSIGITHITTTKVISIAAGKNNALYFACCGTCGENDFDGDGYGDLCGDPTIPSNAINACQLADNAEVIYEEGLKNALNNGLANYTNGITQNTSNNAAMNSFVTNSNLISHFQSYLNYNYKHQFYPDVPTVPTVTLSKFYFVQNPTSSETQLAFFFQNNNNEDQGQTVLTIPGVNGVKQINSIDIVDGQYARVNLIDINNATLVVENAKVSNTAYPTFFHGYSATFCQFMNNDHPAVPAESVKVTTCSISENDEIKYEETLKKAFNYILNGASNTYYDSVDVPIVLEFINESKLIQHFQSARDFAITYYQYQDLYTSPITLAHYQINHISNGIQLLFLNDNYEWEGAITLWNIPNFSEISTIDFLDYTNDLFNTAIIKYTDFNGQSHTFNDAIITNGIGINRQAMGMLKLCDFLSDNYPYSQSAKKIVSKSSILRLSSASQSCNTSCIPPTITPVVCGDKWNEYKTRMQVQMPTYQIPTKLTANGTFFCEANYGYISKEYVDYLVKFNVTTAQDPLFLTIAEFGSTNLKYGNNQTSEVIDAYYTYIQTQTAVNASLETKLEVQNWNAFANSYVIANDICAPATLTPSFSMELPVDPGTKTPCEIYKKAINDVNIQQVSESFYAEKKEAFKRNYLKAAFEGLKETLTKTAIDKEYQYTLYYYDQAGNLVQTVPPEGVDRLATASSNAIDAVRENNPLKEDTADVNGVKVAPAHKLQTQYRYNSLNQLVWQQTPDGGITRFAYDELGRIIASQNANQISNGQFSYTRYDGLGRIMEAGQLKTKTGLTINISENGRLTNVNGDVIPSDAVLPTVNYPYNIADATEQVTKTIYDNPLQDSQSWFTSYGSDNSHKRVTAVLYFDTYSSQMDINGYNNGIFYDYDVHGNVKELVHRINNDKLNTMNVTTKKVVYDYDLISGNVNKVTYQPNDAKEQFIHRYEYDADNRIQQVYTSKDNVIWEKEANYLYYDHGPLARVELGDKKVQGLDYIYTLQGWLKGVNSEKIGKDYDAGGDGLNVAQDAFGFALNYYKGDYQSRFNTNDINIFTYSKGGNMEKDDNNLYNGNIKEMVTSLTDHNQNVIPTQFNYYKYDQLNRIKDMTSKSILGSTISDSYASNYSYDRNGNLQTLYNSAPKNGTFIPMDQLTYHYNSGKNQLRRVNDAVANDAFGAADDRSVDIDNQTDEENYEYDNIGQLTHDKQEGIHIDWRVDGKVKSVTKDNGTVISFEYDGLGNRIAKIVAASDKTITTYYMRDAQGNVLSTYEMVNQGSQTTYYLVEQEIYGSSRLGAQKRKIQISEDIAPQQLRMAARSAKVVASAEPMSLMSTSAVTPAVQLGLNFDADTDKATWTETTENAINLFNPSIEKTKSITLNTHLKIDAANALNSTGLIAALHGTSKRGDNWPGDGTYSYLNSILVTVKKTDAGYVPTVSLINYIRGHNKYTNNSRKTKYSFRNYRYRTNYEISSTTPLLAIPEDEWDLKVTVTPSQNSETSKVELIINGNLYTAKASSVITELNGGNDTQVLGKNRDSQELNITLPSQSLGYTKIDYYGGKSGDTKASSTYNALKAEMCDFTYSVNNNQEAEDIKVNEYSFDEGGSTAQSPTGPTMTLNVDHAETFCGSKEGDRDGDGVKDINDNCPDTFNPGQEDVDGDGVGDVCDNCKNTANTNQLDTDGDGVGDVCDNCKNKANFDQKDTDGDGVGDVCDNCRSHANPLQEDVNNNGVGDICEGLAQGEGQNAVPTTPLTAYRFVGDKQYELSNHLGNVLSVITDRSLFAEDHFVADVSSYSDYYPFGMLLPGRHGSASPHEYRYGFQGQEKDDEIKGGEGNSLNYTFRMHDPRIGRFFAIDPLTATYPWNSPYAFSENDVISHVELEGLEKHPAIQGPMDKFINAIGLDGLKLSPKEAKNGEEANEIMAKKKEALNRTKTATEVTQKAAYTTAGIAASPFVIGGVVYVSPFIAGYYDTYCIWYANSMAYSYFGTVAGVGGTSSAFMIDFNAYASSSIWRASLGERATNAVTNFGGQFIGNDFKFDSKLNYAQPIADFMIYNPLAQNWGESSFQLHYMGNGEWSGGFSTLGQFSESFSGNLFGDLVTKRFEQTLKPITNFSKSLNPMFEVYGGMGIELLESDFSDNIVKPYTDPEP from the coding sequence ATGTATATCAACAAATATTTAATAGCATTTGCATTTACTCTTATTTCATTGTTGTCGTTTGCACAACAGGAAACGCATTCAGAGAATAAAATAATTGGAAATCAATTACAAGGTCAGCCTATACTTCATATTAAAGATCCAAAATATGATGATATTAAGAAACAGAATATTTTTACATCTGTAAATCCAATAGTATCAATACATTTTGGGTTTGAAGATGACAAAAATAATTCCGCTGAATATTCAAAAATTTATTCAGCTGAAGTTCAGTTAAAGATAACACCTTATGATAATTCGAATGCAATCAAAACGGATTACAAAGATGCAAATGGAAATACCATTAATTATCCAAATCCTTATACTGTAACTTTAAAAATTAAACATGATAATGTTACAAAAGGACTTCAGTTTGATGATTACGCTGTTTATAATCTTCCTGGAATTCACAGAGCAGATGTACAGATATTATCAATTACATATTACAATGAAGCAGATACGGTAACAACAATAAATAATTCATTAGCTTATGTTCAATTAAAATTCAGTACAGATCGTTATTATAATTTACAATTAAGCAGTACACAATCGAGTTCAGTTCTTCCACTGGAACATCATTTTATAAAATACGATGGCATTCTGGAACAACCAGTAAATAGTGTTAGTGCCGGTGCTGAAGAAATTCTTTTTACCTGGAAAAAAGATCTAATTGCACCTGCTGTAGAATATGAATTAGAGTGGACATGGATTGATAACTTTGGTGCAGATGGAACAGATTTAACGCCACAGCAATTAACATTGACTGATCAGGATTTTAAATTAAACAGCACGAGAATACAAACTAAAGATACCTTTTATAGAATTCCAATAATATATTCAAAAGGTTATATTGTTTACAGAGTTAGACCTGTAGGTCGATTTTTAGATGATATTTCTAAAAACTATTATGGTAACTGGACATCTGGATTTGCCGAATCTCATAAGTTGGTGAGTAGTTGGTCACATTATTTATTAATTGATAAAAATCACGAATCTGGGAATAAAAACTGGCAGTATCAATCTTCTTTTGCTGAAGATGGAAAGAAAAAAGAAGTAGTGAGTTATTTTGACGGTTCGTTAAGAAATCGCCAGACTGTAACTAAAATAAACTCAAACAACAAAGCTGTTGTGGGTGAGGTTATCTATGATAACCAGGGAAGACCAGCAATTGAAGTTTTACCTGTTCCTGTTGAATCTTCTGGTATTCATTTTTATTCTGAATTGAATAAAAATGAAGCTGGTACTTCTATTTTTACGCATAATAATTTTGACTGGGATGAGAAAAACTCTAAAGATTGTGATCCAACTGTAATCGCAGGAATGTCAAACACTGCCGGGGCAAGTAAATATTACTCTTCAAACAATGAAGTAAAATCTAATTTTCAGGATTTAGTACCAATTGCAGAGTCACTTCCTTTTTCTCAAACCATTTATACTCCAGATAATACAGGACGTATTAAAAGTAAAGGTGGGGTTGGAAAAGACCATCAAATAGGATCTGGACATGAAATGAAGTATTTCTATGGAACTCCAGATCAAAAAGAACTTAACAGGTTATTTGGCTATAAAGTTGGAAATGTAAAGCGATACAAAAAAAATACAGTTATTGATCCAAACGGTCAAATTAGTGTAACCTATTTAGATCCTCAGGGAAGAACAATTGCAACTGCTCTTGCTGGCGATAAGCAAGGGAGCTTTCTTTCATTAGACGATGAAACCAATCAAAGTTTGCATCTTCGTGAAACTGAAAATTTATTAGTTAACAATGATAAATATGCTTCTGGGAACAATGGCATAACTGAAGATGGTATTCGATTAAATAAATCAATTAACATTGTCAAAGAAGATCAGATAACTTTTAGTTATGATCTTGAAAAAACGATTGGAAGTTTTAACGATTCATGTCTTCCAAATAAATATTACCCTTTCGTATACAATTGGTCAATTAGTATGACTAATGATTGTGCAAATGAATTATTAGTTCCAACAAATGGTTCTGAATTATCTTCACAAATAGGCACATATAGCTTAAGTTCTTATTCTCCAACAACATTAAATATTAATGAAAAATTATTCGACGGAAAAATAAAGAATGCCCAGAATAATTATGAGTTTTTAAAAGTAGGAAATTACAACCTTAGCAAGAATCTTCAGATTGATACAGTAACTTTAAATAAATATGCAGACGATTATGTAGCTCAATTACAAAACGGTACTACCTGTAAACCTGTTATCACTCAGTTTACAGAAGTAATTCAGGAAACAGATTGTAATGTTACCTGTATAAGCTGTGAAGAAGCTTTAGTTACATCGAATTTAGATAATCAATCAGACAGAACTGCTTACAAAGCATTATTACCAATAGATCAAAGCACACTGGGTAATACTTCAGGCAGAGAACAGTATATCACAACAGCTGAAAATAAATACGTTAATACCAACCTTTTAAATATTGCTCCTGAAGAAATAGCAGTATATACTGAACATTATAAAAAAGAATTTAGAGCATTACTGGCTAATTGTAGAGAATTATGCCAGCAGCCGGTAAATGTTTGTAACTTAAACGAGCAGATTTTATTGGCAGATGTCAGCCCGAATGGTCAATATGGCTCAGTTTCAGGTCTGGAAAGAACATCTAATACTGATCCTGTAAATGCTGAAATAGATCTTTTAAGTGTTTTCAATGAAAACAATCAATTACTATACGGCGGTTATAAAAATACAACAGACGTTGACCCTGATACTAATCAGGACATAGCAGTAAAAGCTGGAAAATACAATTGGAAATATCCTGTAGGAGGCTACAAAGATGAAAGTGGTGCAATTTCTAGAATTTCAGTCGTAAAAAATGAAGATGGAACTTACTCTCCTGACCTGAGACCTCTTGTAGACAATGGAACTATTCCAACGATCGATGATCCAAACAGTGACGACGAAAATTACCTTTTGGTAGAACCTCAATATTTAAGTAATGCTGCTGACTTTTTAAAGAACTGGCAGTCAAGCTGGGCTAAAGCATTATTACCTTATCACCCTGAATATCAATATTACTTATATAGTTTAGCTGTATGTAACAAAACTATAGCAGGAGAAAACTCAGATGGTTTTGATGAAAAATTAAGAAATTCTGAATATTATAGTACTGAAACCAATCAAATTGTAGATAATACTATTTTCCAATCAAATGGAATTATCGGACAATTGATTAATAATTATACTTCGATCGATCCTTATTATAATAGTCAACTTACAGTAACCGATCCTTATAGTAATAATGTACTAAATATAGAAACCTCAGATGAATTTGACAAACGTAAAAAAGTCATTAAAGAAGGTTTAGAAACCAATTTTGATGGTATTAGTTTTACAAATTCACAAGGAAGTGTTATAAAGATGAATATGCTGCAGGCTGCTTACTTTTTCGCTGCCTACTCAAATGGTATTACTCCGGTTTCAGTTTATCAACCTGTACTTGACAAAACGAATTCAAATTTATTAAGTGATATCAATAATCTTTCTGATAATTACTTAAAACAACGAATCTGGGCAAATTTTAAAGGGTATTATATTGCCTTAAAAGAAAAAACAAGGACTGTTTTTGCACATATTTATGCCAACAAAAAATTATCTAATAATGATTGTATTGGAAATAAAGAAAGTAATGAAACCTATAAAACTTTATTAAAAAAATATAATACAACTACACCAAGTAATTTTGATGATATTACTGCTCTAATTGAAGCAAGTTTAACAACTGCTCCTCAAATACCAAGTGGTTTAGATAATATATTACCAATTTGCTCAGACGAAACTACTCCATATTTTGTAACAAAGGAAAAACGTTTTGTTCCTGCTGATTACAGTTATGATTCTGGTTTAAGTGACGAGCAGGCTATGGCCGCTGCAAATGCACAAGCTAAAGCTAACTTATATCTTGAAACAGGTCAATGTCCGCTGGCATTAGACATGGAAAACTTCTTAAAAGGATTAGTAGATTCTAATATTCAGCCTAATGGTCTGTTATTAAATCTTCCAACTTATAGTATGCCATACTTAACAGCTGGTATATATAATGCTCAGGTTAATCCTGGTTTTGATTTGGCAAATGCTGGAGAATCTCCAAAAATCTACGGCCGTCAAACCGGAGCAAATAATTCTGAATTACAAATTGATTTTATGGTGGGCGGCAACAGCATTGCCTCTCCTATTGTATTAAAGTTTACCAATATTTCAAATTATAAAAATCCTTGTGGTGAAAGTGTAACTGCCCCAAAATGGGCAGATGTAGCAGGCTTTAAAAACTTCCATTACGAATTATATAACGCCGATGATAAAACTTATAAATTCAAAATTTTAGCAACTATCGTTCGTAAAGGAGTAACACCAACTTGTATAACACCGGAAGAAGTTATTATTGAAGGATATACAAAAGCTGCTGTAGGCGGATGTCATTTTGCTGGTGATGCCGGTGTAGGTGAAACTATTGCTTTAGCAGGTGATCAATGTAATAAAAAAGAACTTTTTAGTAGTGCTTTAAGAGATCTAGTTCTTAATTTACAAACCAGCGGAACGCTGACAACAACTCAGGATATTAGTAATAATGCTGTTTTTAAAACAGGAAATTTAAATACTTATTTCGGCATCAACTCAGGTGATGTTGTAAAATGGAATTACGAAGTAGTTTCTAATGAAAGACTTTTCTCTATAACGGTTAACAATATCTCTAGAATGAGATTGAACGCTGGAGATGCGAGCGTAAACCTAGGAAGCATTAGAGACTTATTTATAGGTGATCTAAAAGCTGATGGTAAAAGCAATATAGTTAAATTAGTAACCAGAAGATCTATTGGTATTACCCATATAACTACTACAAAAGTTATTTCTATAGCTGCTGGTAAAAACAATGCTTTATATTTTGCTTGTTGCGGAACTTGTGGTGAAAATGATTTCGATGGTGATGGTTATGGAGATTTATGTGGAGATCCAACTATTCCTTCAAACGCAATTAATGCTTGTCAGTTAGCAGATAATGCAGAAGTTATCTATGAAGAAGGTTTAAAAAATGCTCTTAATAACGGCTTAGCAAATTATACAAATGGTATTACTCAAAATACCTCAAATAATGCTGCTATGAACTCTTTTGTTACTAATTCAAATTTAATCAGTCATTTTCAATCGTATTTAAACTATAATTACAAACATCAATTTTATCCTGATGTTCCAACAGTTCCTACGGTTACTTTATCAAAATTCTATTTTGTTCAAAATCCAACAAGCAGTGAAACGCAATTAGCATTTTTCTTCCAAAACAATAACAATGAAGATCAGGGTCAAACTGTCCTGACTATTCCAGGAGTAAATGGCGTAAAACAAATTAATTCTATTGATATAGTTGATGGGCAATATGCTCGCGTCAATCTTATAGATATTAATAATGCAACTTTAGTAGTCGAAAATGCAAAAGTAAGTAATACTGCTTATCCTACTTTCTTTCATGGATATTCTGCAACATTTTGCCAATTTATGAACAATGATCATCCTGCAGTTCCTGCAGAATCAGTTAAAGTAACTACTTGTTCTATAAGTGAAAATGATGAAATAAAATATGAAGAAACCTTAAAAAAAGCTTTCAATTACATACTAAATGGAGCTTCAAATACATACTATGATTCGGTAGATGTTCCAATTGTATTAGAATTTATAAATGAATCAAAATTAATCCAGCATTTTCAATCTGCGAGAGATTTTGCTATAACATATTATCAATATCAAGATCTTTATACTTCACCAATTACACTTGCTCATTATCAAATAAATCACATTAGTAATGGAATTCAATTATTATTTTTAAATGACAATTATGAATGGGAAGGAGCAATAACTTTATGGAATATTCCTAATTTTTCAGAAATAAGTACTATAGATTTTTTAGATTATACCAACGATTTATTTAATACTGCAATTATTAAATATACAGATTTCAATGGCCAATCTCATACTTTTAATGATGCAATCATAACAAATGGTATAGGTATAAATAGACAAGCCATGGGTATGCTCAAATTATGTGATTTTCTTTCAGATAATTATCCTTATAGTCAATCAGCCAAAAAAATCGTTTCTAAATCATCTATACTTAGGTTATCATCAGCCTCCCAATCCTGCAACACATCCTGCATTCCGCCAACAATTACACCAGTAGTCTGTGGAGATAAATGGAATGAATATAAAACACGAATGCAGGTTCAAATGCCTACTTACCAAATTCCGACTAAGTTAACCGCTAACGGAACATTTTTCTGTGAGGCTAATTATGGGTATATCAGTAAAGAATATGTAGATTATTTAGTTAAGTTCAATGTTACGACAGCTCAGGATCCTTTATTCTTAACGATTGCTGAATTTGGAAGTACTAATCTAAAATATGGTAATAATCAAACATCAGAAGTTATTGATGCTTATTATACCTATATCCAAACACAAACTGCAGTTAATGCAAGTCTGGAAACAAAACTAGAAGTTCAAAACTGGAATGCTTTTGCAAATTCATATGTTATAGCAAACGACATTTGTGCTCCAGCAACGTTAACTCCTTCGTTTAGTATGGAATTACCGGTTGATCCAGGAACTAAAACTCCTTGTGAAATTTACAAGAAAGCTATTAATGACGTAAACATTCAACAAGTTTCTGAAAGTTTTTATGCGGAGAAAAAAGAAGCCTTTAAACGTAATTACCTTAAAGCTGCATTTGAAGGTTTAAAAGAAACTTTAACTAAAACCGCTATTGATAAAGAATATCAGTATACTTTATATTATTACGATCAGGCAGGAAACTTAGTGCAGACTGTTCCGCCAGAAGGTGTAGATCGTTTGGCAACAGCTTCAAGTAATGCTATTGATGCTGTTCGCGAAAATAATCCACTAAAAGAAGATACTGCAGATGTAAATGGTGTTAAAGTAGCACCTGCTCACAAATTGCAGACACAGTATCGTTATAATTCCCTAAATCAGTTAGTTTGGCAGCAAACTCCTGATGGTGGTATAACACGTTTTGCTTATGATGAACTAGGCCGAATTATTGCCAGTCAAAATGCAAATCAAATCAGCAATGGTCAATTTAGTTATACACGTTATGATGGACTTGGCCGTATTATGGAAGCTGGTCAGTTAAAAACAAAAACGGGTCTTACTATAAATATTAGTGAAAATGGAAGATTAACAAATGTAAATGGAGATGTCATTCCTTCAGACGCAGTATTACCAACCGTTAATTATCCGTATAATATCGCCGATGCTACAGAACAAGTAACAAAAACAATTTATGACAATCCTTTACAGGATTCACAAAGCTGGTTCACTTCATATGGTTCAGACAATAGCCATAAAAGAGTAACTGCTGTATTGTATTTTGATACCTATAGCAGTCAAATGGATATCAATGGATACAATAATGGTATCTTTTATGATTATGACGTTCACGGAAATGTAAAAGAACTTGTTCATCGTATAAACAATGACAAGCTGAACACAATGAATGTAACTACTAAAAAAGTAGTGTACGACTATGACTTAATCAGCGGTAATGTAAACAAAGTTACCTATCAGCCAAATGATGCCAAAGAGCAATTTATCCATCGCTATGAATATGATGCTGATAACAGAATCCAACAGGTTTATACCAGTAAAGACAATGTAATTTGGGAAAAAGAAGCTAATTATTTATACTACGATCACGGTCCGCTGGCACGTGTAGAATTAGGAGACAAAAAAGTGCAGGGTCTTGACTATATCTATACATTGCAAGGCTGGTTGAAAGGGGTTAACTCTGAAAAAATCGGAAAAGATTATGATGCAGGTGGAGATGGACTGAATGTAGCACAAGATGCATTCGGATTTGCCTTAAATTATTACAAAGGCGATTACCAGTCTCGTTTTAACACTAACGATATTAACATTTTTACATACAGTAAAGGTGGAAATATGGAAAAAGACGATAATAACTTGTACAATGGAAACATTAAAGAAATGGTTACTTCATTAACTGACCATAATCAAAATGTTATTCCAACACAATTTAATTATTACAAATACGATCAGCTGAACAGAATTAAGGATATGACGTCTAAGTCTATTCTGGGTTCAACAATATCTGACAGTTATGCATCTAACTATAGTTATGACAGAAACGGGAACTTACAAACCCTTTACAACTCTGCTCCTAAAAATGGTACTTTCATACCAATGGATCAGTTAACGTATCATTATAACTCAGGTAAAAATCAATTAAGACGTGTTAACGATGCTGTTGCAAATGATGCATTTGGTGCAGCTGATGATCGATCAGTAGATATTGACAATCAAACGGACGAAGAAAATTATGAATACGATAATATCGGGCAATTAACACACGACAAACAAGAAGGAATTCATATTGACTGGCGTGTTGACGGTAAAGTAAAATCGGTTACGAAAGATAACGGAACCGTTATAAGTTTTGAATACGATGGTCTAGGAAACCGTATTGCCAAAATAGTTGCGGCAAGCGATAAAACAATTACCACTTATTACATGCGTGATGCACAAGGCAATGTTTTAAGTACTTACGAAATGGTCAACCAAGGCAGCCAGACAACGTATTACCTTGTTGAGCAGGAAATATATGGAAGCAGCCGACTTGGTGCTCAAAAACGTAAAATACAAATAAGTGAAGACATTGCACCACAACAGTTAAGAATGGCGGCACGCAGCGCTAAAGTTGTGGCAAGTGCAGAGCCTATGAGCTTAATGTCAACAAGTGCCGTAACTCCTGCTGTGCAGTTAGGATTAAATTTTGATGCTGACACTGACAAAGCAACCTGGACAGAAACAACAGAAAATGCGATCAACTTATTTAACCCTTCGATTGAAAAAACAAAATCGATAACATTAAATACGCATTTAAAAATTGATGCTGCCAATGCACTTAACAGCACTGGACTTATAGCAGCTTTACACGGAACTTCAAAAAGAGGTGACAACTGGCCTGGAGATGGGACTTACTCTTATTTAAATTCTATTCTCGTAACCGTTAAAAAAACAGATGCAGGATATGTACCAACAGTTTCTTTAATTAATTATATAAGAGGACATAATAAGTATACTAACAATTCAAGGAAAACAAAATACAGTTTTAGAAACTACAGGTATAGAACTAATTACGAAATTAGTTCTACCACTCCACTATTGGCTATACCAGAAGACGAATGGGATTTAAAAGTAACAGTAACTCCAAGTCAAAATTCTGAAACATCAAAAGTTGAATTAATTATCAATGGTAATCTTTATACTGCAAAAGCATCTTCAGTAATTACGGAGTTAAATGGAGGAAATGATACTCAGGTACTTGGAAAAAACAGAGATTCTCAGGAACTTAATATTACATTGCCTTCTCAGTCTTTAGGTTATACAAAAATTGACTATTATGGTGGAAAAAGTGGAGATACAAAAGCATCTAGTACTTACAACGCCCTTAAAGCAGAGATGTGTGATTTTACCTATTCTGTAAATAATAATCAGGAAGCAGAGGATATTAAAGTCAACGAATATAGTTTTGATGAAGGCGGCAGTACTGCACAATCACCAACTGGTCCAACTATGACATTAAACGTTGATCACGCTGAAACTTTCTGCGGATCTAAAGAAGGTGACCGTGATGGAGATGGAGTAAAAGATATTAATGACAACTGTCCGGATACTTTCAACCCAGGTCAGGAAGATGTTGATGGTGATGGTGTAGGCGACGTTTGTGATAACTGTAAAAACACCGCAAACACTAATCAATTAGATACTGATGGAGATGGTGTTGGTGATGTATGTGATAATTGCAAAAATAAAGCTAACTTTGATCAAAAAGATACTGACGGAGACGGTGTTGGTGACGTATGCGATAACTGTAGATCTCATGCAAATCCTCTTCAGGAAGATGTAAACAACAATGGTGTTGGAGATATCTGTGAAGGATTGGCACAAGGTGAAGGACAAAATGCAGTTCCTACTACTCCACTTACAGCATACCGTTTTGTAGGAGACAAACAATACGAATTATCGAACCATTTAGGTAACGTTCTTTCGGTAATTACAGACCGTAGTTTATTTGCTGAGGATCATTTTGTGGCCGACGTTTCTAGCTACTCAGATTACTATCCTTTTGGAATGCTCTTACCTGGTCGTCATGGAAGTGCTAGTCCGCATGAATATCGCTATGGGTTCCAAGGGCAGGAGAAAGATGATGAGATTAAAGGCGGGGAAGGGAATTCGCTTAATTATACCTTCAGAATGCATGATCCTAGGATTGGGAGGTTCTTTGCTATTGACCCGTTAACTGCAACATATCCGTGGAATTCTCCTTATGCTTTTAGTGAAAATGATGTTATATCTCATGTTGAGTTAGAAGGACTAGAAAAACATCCTGCAATACAGGGACCTATGGATAAATTTATAAATGCAATAGGTTTAGATGGGCTAAAACTTAGTCCTAAAGAAGCAAAAAATGGAGAAGAGGCAAACGAAATCATGGCTAAAAAGAAAGAAGCTTTGAATAGAACTAAAACCGCAACAGAAGTAACACAAAAAGCTGCATATACTACAGCTGGAATTGCAGCTAGCCCATTTGTGATTGGGGGTGTCGTGTATGTGTCGCCATTCATAGCAGGTTATTATGATACATATTGTATATGGTATGCTAATAGCATGGCATATTCCTATTTTGGAACTGTAGCGGGTGTAGGAGGAACATCTTCCGCATTTATGATAGATTTTAATGCATATGCGAGTAGCTCTATTTGGAGGGCTTCTTTAGGAGAAAGAGCAACTAATGCTGTTACAAATTTTGGAGGACAATTCATTGGAAATGACTTTAAATTCGATAGTAAATTAAATTATGCACAACCAATAGCTGACTTCATGATTTACAACCCATTAGCTCAAAATTGGGGAGAATCATCTTTTCAACTACATTATATGGGCAATGGGGAATGGAGTGGAGGTTTTTCAACATTAGGACAGTTTAGCGAATCTTTTTCTGGAAACTTGTTTGGGGATCTAGTGACAAAAAGATTTGAGCAAACTCTAAAACCTATTACGAATTTTAGTAAATCTTTAAACCCAATGTTTGAGGTGTATGGGGGAATGGGAATAGAATTACTTGAATCGGACTTTTCTGACAATATTGTCAAGCCGTATACTGATCCTGAACCTTAA